A stretch of Oncorhynchus gorbuscha isolate QuinsamMale2020 ecotype Even-year linkage group LG24, OgorEven_v1.0, whole genome shotgun sequence DNA encodes these proteins:
- the LOC124013351 gene encoding poliovirus receptor-like isoform X1, whose protein sequence is MARDAKHCPLSPMKNSLLVTAGILLIIQAASCQRVRVVPEVEAYPAESVDLRCQFVDGGNTKLTQVSWIWEPTEGQRDNIAVFHPIYGESFPESPFSGRVRFIQGTLTNPSITISSLKMADAGRYTCEYATYPSGNEQGTTNLVILAKPKNSASPVVVQASTSGKPVVVAQCEAADGKPAATIKWMGEVGGTDNTTSKKGLDGTVTVRSVYLLVPTPEDNGKEVTCMISQRTQDKPQTFPMKLSVEYPPTVSIVGYDNNWYIGRTDAVLTCKATGNPAPTNVTWTAMSGRIPDTVQIADNKLIVRKVDEAMNTTFVCEVKNRLGVSKHQVTTAVIEAIVDPSNAGVVAGATIGSLLALLLVSSLIAVLVTRSRRQRRGYPGNGEPGAYGNKARLFGGAGNKNEGTGANINGPIYTYRESDPGALAENVNDFHGPPGSTPTAHDILLSSEMDEAERRKFDALDDSLEEEEERYDSFSVGMVPAYHIHRHNEEMGGVSTYLDDDMESQRDGSVISRTAIYV, encoded by the exons ctGCTTCGTGTCAGCGGGTGAGGGTGGTACCAGAGGTGGAGGCGTACCCCGCCGAGTCGGTCGACCTGCGCTGTCAGTTTGTCGACGGAGGAAACACCAAGCTCACACAG GTGTCGTGGATATGGGAGCCCACGGAGGGCCAGAGGGACAACATTGCCGTCTTTCACCCCATATACGGCGAGAGCTTCCCCGAATCGCCCTTCAGCGGGCGTGTCCGCTTCATCCAAGGCACCTTGACAAACCCCTCCATTACCATCAGCAGCCTCAAGATGGCCGACGCCGGGCGTTACACCTGCGAGTACGCCACTTACCCCAGCGGCAATGAGCAAGGCACCACCAATCTGGTCATACTTG CGAAACCCAAGAACTCTGCATCCCCCGTTGTCGTCCAGGCCAGCACAAGTGGCAAACCAGTGGTCGTGGCCCAGTGTGAGGCGGCTGACGGCAAGCCAGCAGCCACCATCAAGTGGATGGGAGAAGTCGGTGGCactgataacaccacctctaaaAAAGGTCTGGACGGCACGGTGACGGTGAGGAGCGTGTACCTACTGGTGCCCACGCCTGAGGACAACGGCAAGGAGGTCACCTGCATGATCAGCCAGCGCACTCAGGACAAGCCGCAGACCTTCCCCATGAAGCTGTCCGTCGAGT ATCCCCCGACTGTGTCCATAGTGGGTTATGATAACAACTGGTACATTGGCCGGACCGACGCTGTCCTGACCTGCAAGGCCACTGGCAACCCTGCCCCCACCAACGTTACTTGGACAGC catgtccGGTCGGATACCTGACACGGTACAGATCGCCGACAACAAGCTGATCGTGCGGAAGGTGGACGAGGCTATGAACACCACCTTTGTCTGCGAGGTGAAGAACCGGCTGGGAGTGAGCAAGCACCAGGTCACCACGGCGGTCATCG AGGCCATAGTGGACCCGTCGAATGCGGGCGTGGTGGCGGGGGCTACCATCGGCAGCCTGCTGGCCCTACTGCTGGTCAGCTCGCTGATTGCTGTCCTGGTGACCCGCAGTCGCCGGCAACGGCGCGGTTACCCCGGCAACGGAGAGCCTGGCGCCTACGGGAACAAAGCCCGCCTCTTCGGCGGAGCTGGCAACAAGAACGAAGGCACTGGGGCCAACATCAACGGGCCCATCTATACGTACCGCGAGAGCGACCCCGGAGCGCTGGCGGAGAATGTCAACGACTTCCACGGCCCGCCAGGCTCCACTCCCACCGCCCACGACATCCTGCTGAGCAGCGAGATGGACGAGGCGGAGCGCAGGAAATTTGACGCCCTCGACGACAgcctggaggaggaagaggagcgcTACGACAGCTTTAGCGTGGGCATGGTTCCAGCCTATCACATCCACCGGCACAacgaagagatgggaggggtcaGCACGTACCTCGACGACGACATGGAGTCACAGCGGGACGGGTCGGTCATCTCCCGGACTGCCATCTATGTCTAG